In Betta splendens chromosome 19, fBetSpl5.4, whole genome shotgun sequence, the following proteins share a genomic window:
- the LOC114845790 gene encoding stonustoxin subunit beta-like — translation MASDQKVVAALGRPFTLGMLYDAYKDQLVTGFTLWDKKTLEEHRSEHSQQTSTFEVTTSDSIESKSKLLSVEASLKASFLSGLIEVEGSAKYLNDQKKFKNQSRVTLQYKATTSFKQLLMTEIESKNKMNTAVPNKESATHVVTGILYGANAFFVFDSVKLDARSVQQIEGSMKALIKKIPTLEISGKVDIQLTKEEKALADKFSCKFIGDFILPSNPSTFLEAVQTYVDLPKLLKNNQGTVVPLKVWLTPLKKFIPTAAELRGSINTGLLRKAETALEDIKQAEMRCNECLDDEVVQNVPQISEKLMKFKKNCQDFKSQLQQTMEKEFPLTHKGQKENGSVEKLLNDRQNSPFSSNNLNIWMDNREREINIIRSCVEMMKAGTNVRMVPRQSDLDREILALGVEQALCFVFTSVEHVDPYMEQMVQYLDKHDPCDKNVLLSAQQPWYNSNEVFNKMRGKSAALHDFATSLKNNSRFRFLVTTAPNNKYQGATIYHYKDGVLVTEDFSQPSIPDVKKVTSQKDLSWYVCDLTMDPNTVSGWLTLSDGNKKGICGEWKSYPDLPQRFDERPQVLCTKGLTGRHYWEVEWSKGGDNEVGVGVAYNRIKRKGSSPETGLGSNEMSWYFGENKGCLEAWHNGKVWSAHLPSSRCQRVGVYLDWPAGTLTFYDATFKSLKHIYTFTTTFTDPVYPGFWIYNKSSYACLCAV, via the exons ATGGCCTCAGATCAGAAGGTGGTGGCCGCCCTGGGTCGACCTTTCACCCTTGGAATGCTGTATGATGCTTACAAGGATCAACTTGTCACag GCTTCACATTGTGGGATAAAAAAACTCTAGAAGAACACAGGTCTGAGCACTCTCAGCAGACCAGTACATTTGAAGTTACTACATCTGATTCCATAGAATCCAAGTCCAAACTGCTCAGTGTTGAAGCTTCTCTAAAGGCCAGTTTCCTGAGTGGATTGATTGAAGTTGAAGGTTCTGCAAAGTATCTGAACGATCAGAAGAAATTTAAGAATCAGAGCAGAGTGACGCTTCAGTACAAAGCTACAACTTCcttcaaacagctgttaatGACCGAAATAGAATCCAAGAACAAGATGAACACTGCTGTCCCTAATAAAGAGTCTGCAACACATGTGGTCACTGGCATACTGTATGGGGCAAATGCTTTCTTTGTATTTGACAGTGTGAAGTTGGATGCTCGCAGCGTTCAGCAGATTGAGGGCAGCATGAAAGCTCTCATTAAGAAGATTCCCACACTAGAAATTAGTGGGAAAGTTGACATACAGCTGACTAAGGAAGAAAAAGCCCTGGCAGATAAATTCTCCTGTAAGTTCATTGGAGATTTCATTCTTCCCAGCAATCCTTCAACATTTTTAGAAGCAGTGCAGACCTATGTAGACCTTCCAAAACTACTGAAAAACAACCAAGGCACTGTTGTTCCACTGAAGGTCTGGCTGACACCACTGAAGAAATTTATACccacagctgctgagctgcggGGTAGCATCAACACTGGACTTCTGAGGAAAGCTGAGACCGCTCTAGAAGATATCAAGCAAGCAGAGATGAGGTGCAACGAGTGTCTGGATGATGAAGTGGTGCAGAATGTGCCTCAGATTTCAGAGAAGTTgatgaaatttaaaaagaatTGTCAAGATTTCAAGTCTCAACTCCAGCAGACGATGGAGAAGGAATTTCCTTTGACTCATAAAGGTCAAAAAGAAAATGGTTCAGTAGAAAAGCTCTTGAATGACAGACAGAATTCACCTTTCAGTAGTAACAACTTAAACATCTGGATGGacaacagagaaagagaaatcaaCATCATCAGGTCCTGTGTGGAGATGATGAAGGCAGGAACCAATGTGAGGATGGTTCCACGTCAGTCAGATCTGGATAGAGAGATTCTGGCTCTAGGTGTAGAACAAGCACTGTGCTTCGTTTTCACCTCTGTGGAACATGTTGACCCTTACATGGAGCAGATGGTTCAGTACTTAGATAAACATGACCCATGTGATAAGAACGTCCTTCTGTCAGCACAGCAGCCATGGTACAACTCAAATGAGGTTTTCAACAAAATGAGAGGaaaatctgcagctttgcatgatTTTGCAACCAGTTTGAAGAACAACAGCAGATTCCGTTTCCTTGTAACAACCGCACCAAATAATAAATACCAGGGTGCAACCATCTACCATTACAAGGACGGTGTTCTGGTCACTGAAGATTTCTCACAGCCCAGCATCCCTGATGTTAAGAAAGTCACTAGCCAAAAAGATTTGTCCTGGT ATGTCTGTGATCTCACCATGGACCCCAACACTGTAAGTGGCTGGCTCACTCTGTCTGATGGAAACAAGAAGGGGATTTGTGGAGAATGGAAATCCTATCCTGATCTTCCACAGAGGTTTGACGAACGCCCACAGGTTCTATGCACCAAGGGACTGACTGGACGTCACTACTGGGAGGTAGAGTGGAGTAAAGGAGGTGACAACGAAGTTGGAGTGGGCGTTGCGTACAATAGAATAAAAAGGAAAGGGAGCAGCCCTGAAACTGGGCTTGGATCCAATGAAATGTCCTGGTATTTTGGTGAGAATAAAGGGTGTCTTGAAGCATGGCATAATGGCAAGGTATGGAGTGCTCATCTTCCATCTTCTAGATGCCAGAGAGTGGGGGTGTACCTGGATTGGCCTGCTGGTACTCTGACCTTCTATGATGCCACCTTTAAATCACTAAAACACATCTACACCTTCACcaccacattcactgacccCGTTTATCCAGGCTTCTGGATATATaacaagtccagctacgcttgtttgtgtgcagtgtAG